A genomic region of Raphanus sativus cultivar WK10039 chromosome 6, ASM80110v3, whole genome shotgun sequence contains the following coding sequences:
- the LOC130495791 gene encoding uncharacterized protein LOC130495791 yields MEAELPKRVYAEGMEPQVKKINNCCRMQLIRDLKKAMSAEYDDVKRDPLFTHIMAIAENKLQFSGKLVDSFLCRQLITSKKHEKWFVFGRTPLRFSLQEYHAVTGLKISREDSTGVVTFKPDGGFWSELVRRGGKISLQSIKKEHLQQVNTWTRVDRIRLIYLCVIMGVVMGRNEKVNIPHMYIKLVMDLDKLRKFHWGLHSYDFLLSSIEKARKRLGKKGSYIFEGFSYAIQIWLMEAIPDFGEIWGKRVSDSFRGPMCGNWKGVAKVSYHDVTKLEDSFTDKSVLFSVISASGNDVLLDQIYRRKGEMEDERVDLILERIRTKFDWSNTDWEVIEAEDTVMEEAVRDDIHAEAANMGEDTAVVADEETSSVEVTGKGKRKVHDEGAETRKKLLLCKRAAEKKQSVDREIKSFIEGLISTSVTSLGERLSAKMENMESMFTERMGKMESEVSQLRSAIRLSAEGSDPSMSEAEEDVVKNKGDQAASKNTAAEAPSKSKGAQAPSKSKGAQAASKTKDNQPPPKSKGGRASPKSKDTQAAPKKAGEKIALETNDFDFGLNTQDLGDLSQSTFVDGFDLSQAKVEKSSQARALDKSIPHLVDETRGTAAETAPDAALVFLGEEDWAKVTKWSTSPTPIRCGPTILDTDVVNRLMDPLEWLNNWEIDAAMFVFRERTSLNRWKPFRVAFMTTVFSNMIKKEYSLIRGGRRKYTLHNLLVEYGKGVLPPRGATHEIWNVDVDRMYVPVHVSGNHWIALCISFATRSIDVFDCSDRKHYTEVEAFAIMIPRIVKAVQPANHQKDFLVGAYTVQYVKMGSLNKSACDCGVYAVKFIECHALGLELSLLNDDNIKEARHRLLWDLWEAANGQELVERMSKYEPPACLSSSYQEIL; encoded by the exons ATGGAAGCAGAGCTACCTAAGCGAGTGTATGCAGAGGGCATGGAACCTCAGGTGAAGAAGATCAACAACTGCTGCCGCATGCAACTCATCAGGGATCTGAAGAAAGCTATGTCTGCGGAGTATGATGATGTGAAGAGAGATCCTCTTTTCACACACATCATGGCTATTGCGGAAAATAAGCTTCAGTTCTCGGGGAAACTGGTGGATAGCTTCTTATGCAGGCAGCTGATTACCTCAAAGAAGCATGAGAAGTGGTTTGTATTTGGGAGGACGCCTCTCCGGTTTTCGCTTCAGGAGTACCACGCTGTGACAGGCCTAAAGATTTCTCGGGAAGATAGCACAGGCGTAGTTACTTTTAAACCCGACGGGGGGTTTTGGAGTGAGCTAGTAAGGAGAGGTGGTAAGATAAGCTTGCAGTCGATCAAGAAGGAACATCTTCAACAAGTGAACACCTGGACCCGAGTTGATAGGATCCGTTTGATCTACTTGTGCGTGATAATGGGAGTGGTGATGGGGCGTAATGAGAAGGTGAACATCCCTCATATGTATATTAAGTTGGTGATGGATCTTGACAAGCTTCGGAAGTTCCATTGGGGTCTTCACTCCTATGACTTTCTGCTCAGTTCCATTGAGAAGGCTAGGAAGAGGTTGGGTAAGAAGGGCAGCTACATTTTCGAGGGTTTCTCATATGCTATCCAGATTTGGCTTATGGAAGCAATTCCGGATTTTGGAGAAATATGGGGCAAGAGAGTCTCAGACAGCTTCAGAGGTCCAATGTGTGGCAATTGGAAAGGAGTTGCAAAAGTTTCTTATCATGACGTCACAAAACTTGAAGACTCTTTTACTGACAAG AGTGTCTTGTTCTCCGTCATCTCAGCGAGTGGTAATGATGTCTTGCTCGATCAAATCTACAGAAGGAAGGGTGAGATGGAAGATGAACGAGTCGACCTTATCCTGGAGAGGATAAGGACAAAGTTTGATTGGAGCAACACAGACTGGGAAGTTATAGAAGCCGAAGACACTGTAATGGAGGAAGCTGTGAGGGATGATATTCATGCAGAAGCTGCTAATATGGGCGAGGATACTGCAGTTGTAGCAGACGAGGAGACCTCTTCGGTTGAGGTTACAGGAAAAGGCAAGAGAAAGGTTCATGACGAAGGAGCGGAGACAAGAAAGAAGTTGTTGCTGTGTAAGCGAGCAGCTGAGAAAAAACAGAGTGTTGATCGCGAGATTAAAAGTTTCATTGAGGGTCTCATCAGTACATCTGTCACGTCCTTGGGGGAGAGGCTCAGcgcaaaaatggaaaatatggAGTCGATGTTTACGGAGAGGATGGGTAAGATGGAGAGCGAGGTGTCACAGCTCAGGTCTGCAATCAGGTTGAGTGCAGAAGGGAGTGATCCTAGCATGAGCGAAGCTGAagaagatgttgtaaagaacaAAGGTGATCAGGCTGCGTCTAAGAACACAGCCGCTGAAGCTCCATCTAAGAGCAAAGGCGCTCAGGCTCCATCTAAGAGCAAAGGCGCTCAAGCTGCTTCTAAGACCAAAGACAACCAACCTCCACCAAAAAGCAAAGGCGGCCGAGCTTCACCAAAAAGCAAAGACACTCAAGCTGCACCAAAAAAG gCTGGGGAAAAGATTGCTCTTGAAACtaatgattttgattttggattGAATACACAAGACTTGGGGGACCTCTCCCAATCTACTTTTGTTGATGGTTTTGATCTTTCTCAAGCTAAGGTTGAAAAGTCTAGTCAAGCAAGAGCGTTGGACAAGTCCATACCGCACTTAGTTGACGAGACAAGAGGTACGGCCGCGGAAACAGCCCCAGATGCGGCATTGGTGTTTCTCGGCGAAGAAGATTGGGCAAAAGTAACAAAGTGGTCAACTTCCCCCAC ACCAATACGTTGTGGACCTACTATTTTAGATACTGACGTTGTTAACCGTCTTATGGATCCATTAGAGTGGCTGAATAATTGG GAGATTGACGCCGCCATGTTCGTATTCCGGGAGAGAACATCTCTCAATCGATGGAAACCGTTTCGAGTAGCTTTCATGACGACGGTCTTCAGCAATATGATTAAAAAAGAGTACAGTCTTATCAGAGGGGGTAGGAGGAAATACACTCTTCACAATTTGCTAGTTGAGTACGGCAAAGGGGTGCTTCCACCACGTGGTGCTACACATGAGATATGGAATGTAGATGTGGATCGAATGTATGTCCCTGTTCACGTTAGTGGGAATCATTGGATCGCCTTGTGCATCTCTTTCGCGACCCGTAGTATTGATGTCTTCGACTGCTCGGATAGAAAGCATTACACCGAGGTGGAGGCTTTCGCAATTATGATTCCTCGTATTGTCAAGGCAGTACAGCCGGCAAATCATCAGAAGGATTTCCTTGTTGGTGCATATACTGTTCAGTATGTGAAAATGGGTTCACTGAATAAAAGTGCATGTGATTGTGGTGTTTATGCAGTGAAGTTCATCGAGTGCCATGCGCTTGGATTGGAGTTGTCTTTGCTGAATGATGATAATATCAAAGAAGCTCGACACAGACTGTTGTGGGATCTTTGGGAAGCAGCTAATGGCCAGGAACTTGTTGAGAGGATGTCAAAGTATGAACCTCCTGCTTGTCTTTCTTCGAGCTACCAAGAGATTCTGTGA
- the LOC130495790 gene encoding uncharacterized protein LOC130495790: MRQVIVIDGTFLKNKYKGVLLVATALDGNSNLYPIAFGVVDSENDRSWEWFLTQLKLVIDDDRHLAFISDRHGSIVKGLEKVYPEARHGICIHHLLNNVVTYYHGKGLVGLVSKASKTYRVADFDKTFANVCNISPAIGKYLRDADVQKWARCQFPGYRYDLRTTNPAESINSALRSPREFPLIPLLDSIREMLTRWFYKRKKLIAKHNHPLTKKVELKIARRTRKGVTFEVYPVSEGRLLVRGDMFDCLVDLDRRTCSCGKFDLLKIPCRHAIKAGFHVGRQPHTLTDLMYTTGAWREAYQESINPIGVPEDAWSIPEDVKKVNVLPPETRKAAGRNRKRRYETVEDKIRSSQSSQTKQPRKCSRCGISGHNRATCKIPIG, encoded by the coding sequence ATGAGGCAGGTTATAGTGATAGATGGGACTTTTTTGAAGAATAAGTACAAAGGAGTTTTACTCGTTGCTACTGCTCTTGATGGAAATTCGAATTTGTATCCTATTGCATTCGGCGTAGTCGACTCAGAGAATGATCggtcttgggaatggtttttgaCACAGCTCAAGCTTGTCATAGATGATGATCGCCATTTGGCTTTTATTTCGGACAGACATGGGTCCATCGTTAAGGGGCTTGAGAAGGTGTATCCAGAAGCTAGACATGGTATCTGTATTCATCATTTGTTGAATAATGTGGTCACCTACTACCATGGGAAAGGACTTGTTGGGTTGGTTTCAAAGGCTTCAAAGACTTATAGAGTCGCTGATTTTGATAAGACTTTTGCGAATGTGTGTAATATCAGTCCGGCTATTGGAAAGTACCTACGGGATGCTGATGTGCAGAAATGGGCAAGATGTCAATTCCCTGGATACCGATACGACCTGAGGACAACCAACCCGGCAGAATCTATCAACTCTGCTTTGCGTTCGCCGAGAGAGTTTCCACTCATTCCTTTGTTGGACAGTATCAGGGAAATGTTGACACGTTGGTTTTATAAGCGTAAGAAGCTGATTGCAAAGCATAATCATCCTCTGACCAAAAAAGTGGAGTTAAAGATAGCTAGGAGAACCAGGAAAGGCGTCACATTTGAAGTTTACCCTGTCAGTGAAGGAAGATTGCTTGTTAGAGGTGACATGTTTGACTGCTTAGTTGATTTGGATAGACGGACTTGCTCATGTGGAAAGTTCGACCTTTTGAAGATCCCTTGTAGGCATGCAATTAAAGCTGGTTTTCATGTTGGAAGGCAACCACACACATTGACTGATTTGATGTATACGACAGGAGCTTGGAGAGAAGCCTATCAAGAAAGCATAAATCCTATTGGTGTTCCTGAGGATGCTTGGTCCATACCAGAAGATGTTAAGAAAGTTAATGTGCTACCACCAGAGACAAGAAAAGCTGCAGGAAGAAATAGAAAGCGCAGATATGAAACTGTTGAGGACAAAATTCGATCATCTCAATCATCCCAAACCAAGCAGCCTCGCAAGTGTAGTAGATGTGGTATTAGTGGACACAACAGAGCAACTTGTAAAATACCAATAGGATAG
- the LOC130495792 gene encoding uncharacterized protein At4g04775-like, translating to MIIGRRTSQGVPSRCWCGRGIVIFYSRTDENPYRRFYRCEIGAQRKKENHLFKWVDEALLDGIRRVEAQQDRIADLIEDLKENLTKTVEEEVKKQKKTLELCCLGSILWLLGMANRQE from the exons ATGATTATTGGAAGGCGCACATCGCAGGGGGTTCCGTCGAGGTGCTGGTGTGGAAGAGGGATAGTCATATTCTATTCCAGAACAGATGAGAATCCGTATCGACGGTTCTATAGATGTGAGATAGGGGCACAG CGGAAGAAGGAAAACCATTTATTCAAGTGGGTAGATGAAGCTTTGCTAGATGGGATTCGGAGAGTAGAAGCTCAGCAAGATAGAATTGCCGACCTTATTGAAGATCTTAAAGAGAATTTGACAAAGacagtggaagaagaagtgaagaagcagaagaaaacTCTTGAACTATGTTGTTTAGGAAGCATACTATGGCTTCTCGGAATGGCTAATCGCCAAGAATGA